The following proteins are co-located in the Echinicola sp. 20G genome:
- a CDS encoding polysaccharide deacetylase family protein, translating into MKGTTHYFLIALILGFTLTFITSCGEEHRNEIKNEQQPTSAVSHWPNGARLVVSFSMQFETGGQPEGAESPFSNNPLPSGSPDLPAESWFRYGGKEGIYRMLKLWEKHDIKVTSHVVGEAAVKYPEVAKAIASGGHEIAAHGIAWDDQWNMTYEEELAFVKKGIDTVESITGRRGRGYNANWLRRGPNTLKVLQDLDFLYHIDDLSRDEPFITKVRGENFVIIPYTLRNNDIVNIEGKSWSPDQFLAQLKAEFDQLYVEGASQRRMMSVSLHDRIGGTPAVVHVVDEFIQYAKSHEGVVFMRKDDIAELVKNDPHTPVDNSEREFNR; encoded by the coding sequence ATGAAAGGAACAACACATTATTTTTTAATTGCCTTGATTTTAGGTTTCACTCTGACATTCATAACGTCATGTGGTGAAGAGCATAGAAATGAGATAAAGAACGAGCAACAACCTACGTCAGCAGTATCACACTGGCCCAATGGGGCACGTCTGGTTGTTTCATTCTCTATGCAGTTTGAAACGGGGGGGCAGCCAGAGGGTGCCGAAAGCCCTTTTTCAAATAATCCGTTACCATCAGGATCTCCAGACCTTCCCGCAGAGAGCTGGTTTCGCTACGGAGGTAAAGAGGGTATTTACAGGATGCTGAAGCTTTGGGAAAAGCATGACATAAAGGTGACTTCCCATGTAGTAGGAGAAGCGGCGGTTAAATATCCAGAAGTAGCCAAGGCTATTGCCTCTGGTGGTCATGAAATCGCTGCTCATGGCATTGCCTGGGATGATCAGTGGAATATGACGTATGAAGAGGAGTTGGCCTTTGTGAAAAAGGGAATCGATACAGTGGAATCGATTACCGGAAGGCGTGGACGAGGATACAATGCCAACTGGTTGCGCAGAGGTCCGAATACGCTGAAAGTGCTTCAGGATTTGGATTTTCTTTACCATATCGATGACTTGAGTCGTGATGAACCCTTTATAACCAAGGTGAGAGGTGAGAATTTTGTGATCATTCCCTACACCTTGCGCAACAATGACATAGTGAACATAGAAGGCAAAAGCTGGAGCCCCGATCAGTTTCTGGCACAACTTAAGGCAGAGTTTGATCAATTATATGTGGAAGGAGCAAGTCAGCGTAGAATGATGAGCGTGAGCCTCCATGATCGAATAGGAGGAACCCCTGCAGTGGTGCATGTTGTGGATGAATTTATCCAATATGCAAAATCTCATGAGGGGGTGGTCTTTATGCGGAAGGATGATATAGCGGAATTGGTGAAAAATGACCCTCATACACCTGTGGATAATTCTGAAAGGGAATTTAACCGATAA
- a CDS encoding TetR/AcrR family transcriptional regulator has translation MDRRVKKSRQALFDAFTKLMVEHPFQKLSIAMVTKEADVNRGTFYLHFKDKFELREQCIDMHLTQLMTSCAGGSKEEFTSKKAMLTTFDYLNANAAFYKVMLTGEDNTFFRKRMEEILKVGLSDFIESKTFKDPIDKEIMMQATISAGAGLIEWWLTTKNELDPGYLVERFWDIIYVER, from the coding sequence ATGGACAGAAGAGTTAAAAAATCGAGACAGGCTTTATTTGATGCTTTTACGAAATTGATGGTTGAACATCCTTTTCAAAAGTTATCTATTGCGATGGTCACAAAAGAAGCTGATGTAAATAGAGGTACATTTTACCTTCATTTTAAGGATAAATTTGAGTTACGAGAACAATGCATTGATATGCATCTTACACAACTCATGACCAGTTGCGCAGGTGGAAGTAAAGAAGAGTTTACGTCTAAAAAAGCCATGCTGACCACCTTTGATTATTTGAATGCTAATGCTGCTTTTTATAAAGTGATGCTTACCGGAGAGGACAATACTTTCTTTCGGAAAAGAATGGAAGAAATTTTAAAAGTTGGATTAAGTGATTTCATTGAAAGCAAGACATTTAAAGACCCTATCGACAAAGAAATTATGATGCAGGCTACAATTTCAGCAGGTGCAGGTTTAATTGAGTGGTGGCTAACAACCAAAAATGAACTTGATCCAGGTTATTTGGTGGAACGGTTTTGGGATATTATTTATGTTGAGCGGTAA
- a CDS encoding FAD:protein FMN transferase, whose product MHQKATNKYLTETRFMFYCHVKIKIPLSSSASDIIDHCFDLMDDIDRSYNSYSAGSHFDRINKNPGEWITVDNNTIWLLNELNRIRDLTKGIYNIEVMPLLRTWGFYQEQGLNLPQQREIDQILDRIGKKGLEMNGNQVGICKGTELVTGSFIKAFAVDQVVDFLRNEGVTDAMINAGGSTIYAMNDEDHQDWKVNIPHPTLPHHNWLELPLRNSCLSLSGRKNHFIEINNKSYSHVINAKTGYPSSNHQAVTITQSAFKGDILSTAIMANDQDLQINKKLEQAFEGQFSYYVVPENVSDDAPNFIVC is encoded by the coding sequence ATGCATCAGAAAGCAACTAATAAGTACTTGACCGAGACGCGGTTCATGTTTTACTGTCATGTAAAAATCAAGATCCCGCTTTCGTCCTCTGCATCGGACATCATTGATCATTGTTTTGATCTGATGGATGATATTGACAGAAGTTACAATTCATATTCTGCAGGATCTCATTTTGATCGAATCAATAAAAATCCCGGGGAGTGGATAACAGTAGATAATAACACTATTTGGTTATTGAATGAACTCAATAGAATTCGCGACTTGACAAAGGGTATTTACAACATAGAAGTGATGCCATTGCTGAGAACTTGGGGATTTTATCAGGAGCAAGGATTAAACTTACCTCAACAGCGTGAGATTGATCAAATACTGGACAGAATTGGAAAAAAGGGATTAGAAATGAATGGTAATCAAGTCGGAATCTGCAAAGGAACTGAATTGGTCACGGGCTCCTTTATCAAAGCTTTTGCAGTAGATCAGGTAGTTGATTTCTTGAGAAATGAAGGAGTTACTGATGCTATGATCAATGCAGGTGGAAGTACCATCTATGCGATGAATGATGAAGACCATCAAGACTGGAAAGTCAACATTCCTCATCCAACTTTACCTCATCATAATTGGCTCGAATTACCACTTCGGAATAGCTGCCTGTCCCTATCGGGGCGAAAGAACCATTTTATAGAAATCAATAACAAAAGTTATAGTCATGTGATCAATGCCAAAACAGGTTATCCCTCATCCAACCATCAGGCTGTCACCATTACACAATCGGCATTTAAGGGTGATATTCTTTCTACAGCAATTATGGCCAACGATCAGGATCTTCAAATAAATAAGAAACTGGAACAGGCCTTTGAGGGGCAATTTTCTTATTACGTGGTTCCTGAAAATGTATCAGATGACGCTCCCAATTTCATCGTGTGTTGA
- a CDS encoding AraC family transcriptional regulator, whose protein sequence is MNREALYQQFEIVTKTLDECPKLEHSHMFFELVYIMEGTGKQCINQNKFDYHPGHMFLITPQDCHSFDIETTTTFFFLRFTDIYIKESGLWKDKVEQLEYILQNVSHKPGCILKNQTDKQLVKPMVDAIIREYVNRDLYNRELIEHLVNTMIVVVARNIAKYLPETVGDHTEGKIMDILQYIHKHIYEPDKIRAKTISDEFGISESYLGRYFKKHAEISLQNYITNYRLQLIEHRLKHSDLRIGEIAYSLGFSDESHLNKFFKKGMGMNPLAFRKIHRNSA, encoded by the coding sequence ATGAATCGAGAAGCATTATATCAACAATTTGAAATTGTTACCAAAACGCTTGATGAATGTCCTAAACTGGAACATTCTCACATGTTCTTTGAACTGGTCTATATAATGGAGGGAACTGGTAAGCAGTGTATCAATCAAAATAAATTTGACTACCACCCGGGACATATGTTCCTGATTACACCCCAAGACTGCCATTCTTTTGATATTGAAACCACCACTACCTTTTTCTTTTTGAGGTTTACTGATATTTACATTAAGGAAAGTGGCTTATGGAAAGATAAAGTCGAACAACTTGAATATATATTACAGAATGTAAGTCATAAACCGGGTTGTATTTTAAAAAATCAAACCGACAAACAATTGGTAAAACCAATGGTGGATGCCATTATCCGGGAATACGTAAATAGAGACCTCTACAATAGGGAATTGATCGAGCATTTGGTAAACACCATGATTGTTGTGGTAGCGCGCAACATTGCCAAATATCTGCCGGAAACAGTAGGGGATCACACGGAAGGAAAAATCATGGATATTTTACAGTACATTCATAAGCATATTTATGAACCGGATAAAATCAGAGCTAAAACAATTAGTGATGAATTTGGAATTTCCGAATCGTATCTCGGTAGATACTTTAAAAAACACGCAGAAATAAGCCTACAAAATTACATTACCAACTACAGGCTACAGCTAATCGAACACCGATTAAAACACAGCGACCTTAGAATTGGTGAAATTGCATACTCATTGGGTTTTTCAGATGAAAGTCACCTTAATAAATTTTTCAAAAAGGGTATGGGTATGAATCCTCTGGCATTTAGGAAAATCCACAGGAACTCAGCTTAA
- a CDS encoding DsbA family protein, with amino-acid sequence MKLIKVYKKNRLNAVSLIGICTIVIGSIAFFKVTAQSNNQNQEMMITENKITETAINEDNTVLVEVWSDYLCPWCYIGEANLDNAIADLGINATVVYKSFQSNPTLQGAFTVNEIAKQSGFSLEEARKKSKYIEDMASSANLELHMDAVIMVNTMDAHRLAYMAKQRGHGKAMAKRLFEASYLEAKNIADPNVLTELGEEFGISKEETLAMLKSDQYRAEIKSEIQEGINNGLRGVPYFVINKKYSLSGAQPKEVFKETLSGILKDYGPYKSLISKSPSGYTCDENGCEVPNKQ; translated from the coding sequence ATGAAATTGATAAAAGTATATAAAAAGAATAGACTAAATGCAGTTTCCTTAATTGGAATTTGCACCATTGTCATTGGTTCAATCGCCTTTTTTAAAGTAACAGCACAGTCCAATAATCAAAATCAAGAAATGATGATCACTGAAAACAAAATAACAGAAACCGCAATAAATGAAGATAATACCGTACTTGTAGAAGTGTGGTCAGATTACCTATGTCCGTGGTGTTATATAGGGGAAGCCAACCTTGATAATGCGATTGCTGATTTAGGTATCAATGCCACAGTGGTATACAAGAGTTTTCAGTCAAACCCTACACTACAAGGAGCTTTTACCGTAAATGAAATCGCTAAGCAAAGCGGTTTCAGTTTAGAGGAAGCCAGAAAAAAGTCAAAATACATAGAGGATATGGCTAGTAGTGCAAATTTGGAACTACACATGGACGCTGTAATAATGGTCAATACCATGGATGCACACCGGTTGGCTTATATGGCCAAACAAAGAGGTCATGGCAAAGCAATGGCAAAGCGACTTTTTGAAGCTTCCTATTTGGAGGCTAAAAATATAGCAGACCCAAATGTGTTGACAGAATTAGGTGAAGAATTTGGTATCTCAAAAGAAGAAACTTTAGCCATGTTGAAAAGCGACCAATATAGAGCTGAAATCAAATCGGAAATACAAGAAGGTATTAATAATGGCCTACGTGGCGTACCGTATTTTGTAATTAATAAAAAATACTCACTATCTGGGGCACAACCTAAAGAGGTATTTAAAGAGACACTCTCAGGAATTTTAAAAGATTATGGTCCTTACAAATCTTTAATTAGCAAAAGCCCATCTGGTTATACCTGTGATGAAAATGGCTGTGAGGTTCCAAATAAACAATAA
- a CDS encoding L-dopachrome tautomerase-related protein, with translation MKNHIIILLSLITLSISINEKAFGQNGSLEIIAELPIRPGDVAVSKSGRVFATIHSLGSRNLQLIEIKGRNRFEPFPSKSLQKNENPASDQSLDSPLGLIFDKEDRLWVIDMGQELGKTRLWCFDIDQKKVLRKIELPESVAPKGSFIQDVAIDYEHQWAYLADINNPGIIALDMATETARRFGGAKELEAEDIDMVIDGELVYFGGKPARVAVDPITISLDGNTVFFGAMNGTNWYSLDAQLFREGASDESIQKSIVRLGVKPISDGASSDGLGNHYFTDLTAHAITRLNPDGTLEHIIQDDRLKWPDNAYLASDGSFYISVNQLNTTPAFTGGEDEGKPPYYIYRFKPQSHNNDIPVPDRVSIDGGLSIKEGNKLKETALYFYAFWNTGKQEYLDRAISEKFIDRTLPEGRPQGPEGPRFASDAFRKAVPDLRCEVKDLLITKDKVTIRMVFRGTHLGAFAGVAPSGKPIEFNAIDILRIEEGKIVENWHLEDNLSLFQQLGVVKL, from the coding sequence ATGAAAAATCACATAATAATTTTATTGTCTTTGATTACTTTAAGTATTTCAATAAATGAAAAAGCATTTGGGCAAAATGGATCTCTTGAAATCATCGCAGAATTGCCTATCAGACCCGGTGATGTTGCTGTTTCTAAATCCGGGCGCGTTTTTGCCACCATCCATAGTCTTGGAAGTAGAAACCTTCAGTTGATTGAAATTAAGGGCAGAAACCGATTTGAACCCTTTCCAAGCAAATCCCTCCAAAAGAATGAAAATCCAGCAAGTGACCAATCTCTGGATTCACCTTTGGGGTTGATCTTTGACAAAGAAGATAGACTTTGGGTGATTGACATGGGGCAAGAGCTTGGTAAAACCAGACTTTGGTGTTTTGATATTGATCAAAAGAAAGTTCTTAGAAAAATCGAGCTACCCGAAAGTGTTGCCCCTAAAGGCAGCTTTATACAGGATGTAGCTATTGATTATGAACACCAATGGGCGTATCTGGCTGACATCAACAATCCAGGAATTATAGCACTGGACATGGCCACCGAAACTGCCCGAAGATTTGGTGGGGCTAAAGAGCTGGAAGCCGAAGATATCGATATGGTGATCGATGGCGAGTTGGTTTATTTTGGTGGGAAACCGGCCCGTGTAGCTGTCGATCCAATAACCATCAGCCTTGATGGTAATACAGTTTTTTTTGGAGCAATGAATGGAACCAACTGGTATAGTCTGGACGCACAGCTTTTTCGTGAAGGAGCGAGTGATGAGTCCATTCAAAAGAGTATTGTACGCTTGGGGGTAAAACCGATAAGTGACGGAGCATCTTCTGATGGTTTGGGCAACCACTATTTTACGGATCTTACTGCACATGCTATCACTCGATTAAATCCGGATGGAACGCTGGAACACATCATACAGGATGATCGCTTGAAGTGGCCGGACAATGCCTATCTTGCTTCAGACGGCTCTTTTTATATTTCGGTTAATCAGCTAAATACCACACCTGCATTTACAGGAGGGGAAGATGAAGGTAAACCGCCTTATTACATTTATCGCTTTAAACCTCAGTCACACAATAATGATATTCCTGTACCTGACCGAGTTTCAATTGATGGCGGACTATCAATTAAAGAAGGCAATAAGCTAAAAGAAACAGCCTTGTATTTCTATGCTTTCTGGAATACAGGAAAGCAGGAATATCTGGACAGAGCTATCTCGGAGAAGTTTATCGATAGAACCCTCCCGGAAGGTCGCCCACAGGGGCCGGAGGGGCCAAGATTTGCCTCCGATGCATTCAGAAAGGCCGTGCCGGATTTGAGATGCGAGGTCAAGGATTTACTTATAACAAAGGATAAGGTAACTATTCGAATGGTGTTTAGAGGAACTCACCTGGGAGCATTTGCAGGAGTGGCACCAAGTGGAAAACCCATTGAGTTTAACGCTATCGACATCCTTAGAATTGAAGAAGGAAAAATTGTTGAAAACTGGCATTTGGAAGATAACCTCAGCCTATTTCAGCAACTGGGAGTCGTGAAGCTTTAA
- a CDS encoding carboxymuconolactone decarboxylase family protein — MEKYLIPGRDDVSASDQVLFDTLEKGIGFVPNLYAYYAKNATALSDLLTLENRKSSLNAKEKEIVNLVVSQYNGCKYCVSAHTQLALKRGFNDEQILEIRKGSATFDTKLHALAVFSLELASNNGQVSEAIKDDFFNAGYSEANMIDVVVLAGGRTIANYIHNLVGFEIDWPLAPGLE; from the coding sequence ATGGAAAAATATCTAATTCCAGGCAGGGACGATGTGTCTGCCAGCGATCAGGTGTTGTTTGACACCTTAGAAAAAGGCATTGGCTTTGTACCTAATCTGTATGCTTACTATGCGAAAAACGCCACAGCTCTTTCAGATCTGTTGACACTGGAAAATAGAAAATCCAGCCTGAATGCCAAAGAAAAGGAAATAGTCAATTTGGTGGTGAGCCAGTACAATGGCTGCAAGTATTGTGTTTCAGCGCATACACAACTGGCATTGAAAAGAGGGTTTAATGATGAACAAATACTGGAGATACGAAAAGGGTCAGCAACCTTTGATACCAAACTTCATGCATTGGCCGTATTTTCCCTTGAATTAGCCTCCAATAACGGACAGGTTTCCGAAGCAATTAAGGATGATTTCTTTAACGCTGGATATTCTGAAGCTAACATGATCGATGTGGTAGTACTAGCGGGAGGACGAACCATTGCTAACTACATACATAACCTTGTTGGATTTGAGATTGACTGGCCTTTGGCTCCAGGACTTGAGTAG
- a CDS encoding DUF417 family protein, with protein sequence MITLLARLQPKFIYVLRIAVFIVMGWIGGLKAFQYEADGIVPFVANSPLMSFFYDHPDQYQEHKNKEGEHVPANIEWHLGNGTYTFSYFLGAFIVFLGFLNLLGIWFKEVGLIAGLLTVGMSLVTLSFLITTPEAYVPNLGGENFGFPYLSGAGRLVIKDVIMLGAGLVLASESAAQFVSGPTPKTY encoded by the coding sequence ATGATTACATTATTAGCCCGATTGCAACCGAAGTTTATATATGTTCTTCGGATTGCCGTCTTTATCGTCATGGGGTGGATTGGCGGCCTAAAAGCTTTTCAGTATGAAGCTGATGGTATTGTCCCATTTGTAGCCAATAGTCCTTTGATGAGTTTTTTTTACGATCATCCGGATCAGTATCAGGAACATAAAAATAAGGAAGGGGAGCATGTACCGGCAAATATTGAATGGCATTTGGGAAATGGCACTTACACCTTTTCCTATTTTCTGGGAGCCTTTATTGTTTTCCTGGGCTTTCTCAATCTCTTGGGAATTTGGTTCAAAGAGGTAGGGTTAATTGCCGGACTCCTGACTGTTGGGATGTCTCTGGTAACACTTTCATTTCTTATCACTACACCAGAAGCATACGTCCCAAATCTGGGTGGAGAAAATTTCGGATTTCCTTATTTGTCTGGTGCTGGCAGGTTGGTGATCAAGGATGTGATCATGTTAGGCGCTGGTTTGGTGTTGGCTTCTGAATCAGCAGCTCAATTTGTGTCTGGCCCAACTCCAAAAACCTACTAA
- a CDS encoding NADP-dependent oxidoreductase yields the protein MKAIIIEKPGDVGSMKIVSIKKPLIQKDEVLIKTKAIGINPVDVKSRAGKGVYGRLKDIHPLILGWDISGVVVEVGDAVTDFSIGDEVFGMVNFPGHGQAYAEYVAAPAYHLALKPSNISHIDAAATTLAALTAFQAMTHQFSIKPGNRVLIHAASGGVGHFAVQLAKHFGAYVIGTSSAANREFVLGLGADEHIDYRSKKFEEATSDIDFVLDTIGGQNIDRSLEVVKPGGTIISIPTGLNAEVTQKAKNKGVNGFFFLVQSNGTDMKALAKLLEDGYLKPHLSASFPFVEMTKAHELQETGHVIGKLVVTLDD from the coding sequence ATGAAAGCTATTATTATAGAAAAACCGGGAGATGTGGGCTCAATGAAAATAGTCTCCATAAAAAAGCCTTTGATACAAAAAGATGAAGTACTCATAAAAACCAAAGCCATTGGGATAAATCCTGTAGATGTGAAAAGCAGGGCCGGTAAGGGGGTGTATGGGCGCCTGAAAGATATTCATCCGCTTATTTTAGGATGGGATATATCGGGTGTGGTAGTTGAAGTAGGAGATGCTGTGACAGATTTTAGTATAGGAGATGAAGTGTTTGGCATGGTCAATTTTCCAGGCCATGGTCAAGCTTATGCAGAATATGTAGCGGCTCCCGCATATCATTTAGCATTGAAACCTAGCAATATAAGTCATATAGATGCAGCAGCTACAACACTTGCTGCACTTACAGCCTTTCAGGCCATGACACATCAATTTTCTATTAAGCCAGGGAATAGAGTTCTAATCCATGCTGCTTCCGGAGGTGTAGGTCACTTTGCTGTTCAATTAGCTAAGCACTTTGGAGCCTATGTAATCGGTACTTCGTCTGCAGCAAACCGCGAATTTGTACTAGGACTGGGAGCCGATGAACATATTGACTATCGTTCTAAGAAGTTTGAAGAAGCAACATCGGATATTGATTTTGTACTGGATACCATAGGAGGTCAAAACATTGACCGTTCACTTGAGGTGGTAAAGCCGGGAGGAACCATCATTAGTATACCTACTGGCCTTAATGCAGAAGTAACACAAAAAGCAAAGAATAAAGGAGTAAATGGATTTTTCTTTCTGGTTCAGTCAAACGGCACTGATATGAAGGCGCTAGCGAAATTATTGGAAGACGGATATTTGAAACCACACTTGTCAGCAAGCTTTCCATTCGTTGAAATGACAAAAGCCCATGAACTCCAAGAAACCGGACATGTAATTGGAAAGCTGGTAGTAACTCTTGATGATTAA
- a CDS encoding MFS transporter: MQNTKVIPQDHQGVSTLLAFALIPLGGLATDIFIPSLPAMADSFGVSQAAVQGLIMVFMISLGFSQVFAGSVLDSFGRYRINLFCLLVFTLASYGITLQSDITLIYLSRIVQGLSVSLIIVGRRAYFVDVYSGERLKNYTSLFSIIWAAAPIIAPFIGGYLQQGYGWESNFYFLGVLTTIILILEIIYGGESLTVKSPFRGRSLLNTYKNMLSTPDFSLGILIVGLSYSLLVIYGISSPFIIEHVYHFSAVITGYSSLASGAALMTGGIVSKLMIRYPFHRKLMMGSILSVVVGVLMCMVSKFYSNIYTLISLTLALHLLSGFLFNNVYAYCLRRFSTNAGTASGLTGGGIYIVSSILIFGVIRLVSIEGQLILALVNLVLVVLMCFTVYFYLKKAKSY; the protein is encoded by the coding sequence TTGCAAAACACGAAAGTTATACCGCAAGATCATCAGGGAGTTAGTACACTCCTGGCATTTGCCCTCATACCTTTAGGCGGGCTTGCAACAGATATATTTATTCCTTCGCTACCTGCAATGGCTGACTCTTTTGGGGTTTCTCAAGCAGCCGTACAGGGCTTGATCATGGTGTTTATGATTAGTTTGGGGTTTAGTCAGGTATTTGCAGGAAGTGTCCTGGATAGCTTCGGCAGATACCGTATCAATTTGTTTTGTTTGCTGGTCTTTACCCTAGCTAGCTATGGGATTACGTTGCAGTCGGATATTACCCTGATTTATTTGTCGCGGATTGTGCAAGGTCTTTCGGTCTCTCTGATCATTGTCGGTCGCAGGGCTTATTTTGTGGATGTTTATTCTGGAGAGCGCCTAAAAAATTACACCAGTCTATTCTCGATCATTTGGGCAGCTGCACCCATAATCGCTCCTTTTATCGGGGGATATTTACAACAAGGGTATGGATGGGAATCGAATTTTTATTTTCTAGGCGTTCTTACCACTATCATCCTGATCCTTGAAATAATATACGGAGGCGAGTCATTAACTGTGAAATCACCTTTCCGTGGCAGGAGCTTATTAAATACCTATAAAAACATGTTATCCACCCCGGATTTTAGTCTAGGTATACTTATAGTAGGGTTGAGCTATTCTCTTTTAGTGATTTATGGTATTTCCAGTCCCTTTATTATTGAGCATGTATATCACTTCTCTGCAGTAATAACCGGGTATAGTTCGCTGGCATCCGGGGCAGCACTCATGACCGGAGGTATTGTTTCGAAATTAATGATCCGATATCCCTTTCATCGCAAACTGATGATGGGGTCTATTCTTTCCGTTGTTGTTGGAGTTTTGATGTGCATGGTCTCCAAATTCTACAGCAATATTTATACACTCATTAGTCTAACTCTGGCATTGCATTTATTATCAGGCTTTCTGTTCAATAATGTTTATGCCTACTGTTTGAGACGGTTTTCTACTAATGCCGGAACAGCCAGTGGGCTTACCGGAGGTGGTATTTATATAGTGAGTTCTATCCTGATTTTTGGAGTCATTAGGTTGGTCAGCATCGAGGGTCAATTAATCCTCGCTCTGGTCAATCTTGTATTGGTAGTGCTTATGTGTTTCACGGTGTACTTCTATTTGAAAAAGGCAAAAAGTTATTAG
- a CDS encoding NmrA family NAD(P)-binding protein, with translation MILITGATGHLGYLTLTELLKEKSASEIAVLTRKVSDKTKEIAALGVEVRIGEYANKESLLKAFNGIKTLFFVSTHEAAQDFTVHKNVIDAAVNSNVKSIVYTSTQGEKSLGKNNPEGTADMHALTEEAIKQSGLNYTILRNAPYMESLPMILGEKVLTEGYAMPMGNGKLSFATRQDMAIGSAKVLSKNEHDHKTYEFGGTASVGFNEVMEILSELTGKNLEYNPIDSETYEQQSKEADIPEMYIQANLGFANQVKNGYFDHPTKDLSNILGREPVSVRGFLKKTYII, from the coding sequence ATGATACTAATAACAGGAGCAACAGGTCATTTAGGTTATTTGACCTTAACAGAACTATTAAAAGAAAAGTCAGCATCCGAAATAGCAGTATTAACTCGTAAAGTAAGTGACAAAACTAAGGAGATTGCCGCATTGGGGGTTGAAGTAAGAATTGGTGAATATGCCAATAAGGAGTCCTTGCTAAAAGCTTTCAATGGTATTAAAACCCTTTTCTTTGTATCTACTCACGAAGCAGCACAAGATTTTACAGTTCATAAAAATGTTATTGATGCAGCAGTAAATAGCAACGTTAAAAGTATAGTATATACAAGTACACAAGGTGAAAAGTCACTAGGTAAGAATAATCCTGAAGGTACTGCTGATATGCACGCCTTAACCGAAGAGGCTATTAAACAATCCGGTTTAAACTATACCATACTTCGCAATGCACCTTATATGGAATCCTTACCAATGATATTAGGTGAGAAGGTTTTAACTGAAGGATATGCAATGCCAATGGGTAACGGAAAGCTTTCATTTGCTACAAGACAAGATATGGCTATTGGCTCAGCCAAAGTATTATCCAAAAATGAACATGATCATAAGACGTATGAATTTGGAGGTACTGCTTCAGTAGGTTTCAATGAGGTTATGGAAATATTATCTGAATTGACGGGTAAAAATCTGGAATACAATCCAATTGATTCTGAAACCTACGAACAACAAAGTAAAGAAGCGGATATCCCTGAAATGTACATTCAAGCTAACCTGGGGTTTGCAAACCAGGTAAAGAACGGTTATTTTGACCATCCCACTAAGGATTTATCTAATATATTGGGGCGAGAACCTGTTTCAGTCAGGGGATTTTTGAAAAAGACTTATATAATCTAA